In Paenibacillus sonchi, a single genomic region encodes these proteins:
- a CDS encoding Gfo/Idh/MocA family protein: protein MNTTKLSFIGAGFHASMNIYPSAIQAGAEIVAVATRNLERSRAALQRFGSSGIPYSDYRKMLQDTECDGVVVVAQPQDQTALVLDCIHAGKNVYVDKPLGWNGPEALQVADAAEQAGVVLMVGFMKRYAPVYLKLKELIAGGTLGTARSFQALFAVDSTPFCKDEEQFLKLAAIHIVDLLRFLFGEAVQISGFTNNDNERIAQSISLKFANGVVGSVYFAGMSAWSRESESLTVTFDHGFVCADEVVKLSVHHSLAGSGLPWQSLAEQDVVFTPSASAMSGGYRDLYLRGFVGEMAHFMKCCREGMTPVSSGRDNVRTMELCDAILSALM from the coding sequence TTGAATACAACAAAGCTCAGTTTTATCGGTGCAGGATTTCATGCATCTATGAATATTTACCCGTCGGCCATCCAAGCGGGTGCAGAAATTGTTGCGGTTGCGACCCGGAATCTGGAGCGTTCCAGAGCTGCACTCCAGCGGTTCGGCAGCAGCGGCATACCTTACAGCGACTACCGGAAAATGCTGCAGGATACAGAATGCGATGGAGTCGTGGTAGTCGCACAGCCACAGGATCAAACCGCCCTGGTGCTGGATTGTATCCATGCCGGAAAAAATGTCTATGTGGACAAGCCGCTTGGCTGGAATGGTCCTGAAGCGCTTCAGGTTGCAGATGCAGCCGAGCAAGCCGGAGTGGTGCTGATGGTGGGATTCATGAAGCGTTATGCCCCCGTCTACTTGAAGCTGAAGGAGCTGATTGCGGGAGGAACGCTGGGCACAGCCCGTTCTTTCCAGGCCCTCTTCGCAGTGGACAGCACGCCTTTCTGCAAAGATGAAGAGCAGTTCTTGAAGCTTGCCGCCATTCATATTGTGGATTTATTGCGTTTTTTGTTCGGTGAAGCCGTGCAAATCTCGGGGTTCACGAACAATGACAATGAACGGATCGCCCAGAGCATTTCGCTGAAATTCGCCAATGGCGTCGTGGGCAGTGTCTATTTTGCCGGAATGAGCGCATGGTCCAGAGAAAGCGAAAGCCTGACAGTTACCTTCGACCACGGTTTTGTCTGTGCGGATGAAGTCGTGAAGCTGTCGGTTCACCATTCGCTGGCGGGCAGCGGACTGCCCTGGCAATCGCTTGCGGAGCAGGATGTGGTGTTCACCCCATCCGCATCTGCGATGTCCGGCGGCTACAGAGATCTGTATCTGCGGGGCTTCGTCGGCGAAATGGCGCATTTCATGAAATGCTGCCGTGAAGGGATGACGCCTGTCTCCAGCGGCCGGGATAATGTGAGAACCATGGAGCTGTGCGATGCCATATTGTCTGCTTTGATGTAG
- a CDS encoding 3'-5' exonuclease translates to MEGTAGFDSVKHLLVDEMQDYTAIQYKVLSLLFKCKKTILGDSSQSVNPYSSSSISEIKQVFPGADTVELLNSYRSTLEIIHFAQKINHNSRIVPVERHGEPPVIIGAETPEGELSQINRLIASFRESGHHSLGVVCKTQEQAQSLYEVVKRVHKDIALLDFSSDRFHEGIMITSAHMAKGLEFDQVIIPFCDAVNYRTELDRNMLYIACTRAMHGLALTFCGEASGWL, encoded by the coding sequence ATGGAAGGAACCGCAGGCTTTGATTCTGTAAAACATCTTTTGGTGGATGAAATGCAGGACTATACTGCCATCCAATACAAAGTTTTATCACTTCTTTTTAAATGCAAAAAGACGATACTCGGCGACAGCAGCCAATCCGTGAACCCGTATTCTTCTTCATCAATCTCGGAGATCAAACAGGTTTTTCCCGGAGCCGATACGGTTGAATTGCTGAATAGCTACCGCTCCACCCTCGAAATTATTCATTTTGCCCAGAAAATTAATCATAACAGCCGGATCGTTCCGGTCGAACGCCATGGTGAACCTCCGGTAATCATCGGTGCAGAGACGCCTGAAGGAGAATTGTCGCAGATCAACAGGCTGATCGCGAGCTTCCGCGAATCGGGGCATCATTCCCTGGGGGTGGTCTGCAAGACACAGGAGCAGGCGCAAAGTTTGTACGAAGTTGTAAAAAGGGTCCACAAGGATATAGCTCTGCTGGATTTCAGCAGTGACAGATTCCATGAGGGGATTATGATCACCTCCGCACATATGGCTAAGGGGCTGGAGTTCGATCAGGTGATTATCCCTTTTTGTGATGCAGTGAATTATAGGACAGAGCTTGACCGGAATATGCTCTATATTGCCTGTACCAGAGCGATGCACGGGCTTGCGTTAACTTTTTGCGGTGAAGCCTCCGGATGGTTATAG
- a CDS encoding LytTR family DNA-binding domain-containing protein: MKITIESIPEDSEPEIILRCNDPDEAVLKLLYSIQAMAASRKLIGMTDLQMHIIDPDEVYYFEAVDHKVFIYCAEKVYESRLKLYEIELAYAHRDFFRASKSTVLNIAKIKSVSPLLYGRFEALLHNGEKVIISRQYVPVLRQKLGL; encoded by the coding sequence ATGAAAATCACCATTGAGAGCATACCGGAAGATAGCGAGCCTGAGATTATTTTAAGGTGCAATGATCCGGATGAAGCGGTGCTGAAGCTGCTATATTCGATTCAAGCCATGGCGGCTTCCAGGAAGCTGATCGGGATGACCGATCTTCAAATGCATATCATCGATCCGGATGAGGTGTATTATTTCGAGGCGGTGGACCACAAAGTTTTTATCTATTGTGCCGAGAAGGTGTATGAATCCAGGCTGAAGCTGTATGAGATTGAGCTGGCTTATGCGCACAGGGATTTTTTTAGAGCCTCGAAGTCGACTGTCCTGAATATTGCCAAAATTAAGTCCGTCAGCCCGCTCCTTTATGGCAGATTCGAAGCTTTGCTGCACAATGGCGAAAAGGTCATCATTTCCCGGCAATATGTTCCTGTGCTCAGGCAAAAACTAGGACTCTGA
- a CDS encoding S8 family peptidase, with protein sequence MREKLWLKQYASKMNRPLRAEIRKTYHSAKSSAALPVIVQFKHKITPSRMLALHKHLGAHSFAIKHRIPMLNSLSSHVSVNCLKRLCCWEGVHKVHLDHIKSISLDIATPSIGAAAVQSKRGLTGKGINIAVLDTGVFPHPDLVRPVNRILAFKDFVNHRKRPYDDNGHGTHIAGDAAGNGWSSKGKYRGPAPEAGIVGVKVLDINGDGYDSTIIKGIEWCIAEKKRLKLRILSMSFGGSISTSCRDDLLCQAVEKAVRAGLTVVIAAGNSGPGRKTIESPGISPAAVTVGAVDDRRTLTQKDDRITFYSSRGPTPCGKIKPDLVAPGESVISLRAPGSQLSRNSPYLRIGKQYFVLSGTSVSTPIVSGAAAQLLQSCPSLTPRQVKARLKKNAFRLGLKPNTAGSGEVNMRFLLGKR encoded by the coding sequence ATGCGCGAAAAACTGTGGTTGAAGCAGTATGCTTCCAAAATGAACCGTCCGCTGAGGGCCGAAATTCGTAAAACATATCATTCGGCCAAGTCATCAGCGGCGCTGCCTGTTATTGTTCAATTCAAACACAAGATAACCCCAAGCAGAATGTTGGCCTTACACAAGCATCTAGGCGCACATAGTTTTGCTATTAAACACCGTATTCCTATGCTTAACTCCCTTTCCTCCCATGTCTCCGTGAATTGTCTGAAACGGCTGTGCTGCTGGGAAGGTGTTCATAAGGTACATCTGGATCATATCAAATCCATATCGCTGGATATTGCCACTCCTTCCATTGGTGCGGCAGCTGTTCAAAGCAAGCGGGGACTTACCGGAAAAGGCATCAATATCGCCGTACTCGACACCGGAGTATTCCCCCACCCCGATCTGGTCCGTCCCGTGAACCGTATCTTAGCCTTCAAGGATTTCGTCAACCACCGGAAACGTCCTTATGACGATAACGGCCATGGCACACATATTGCCGGGGATGCAGCCGGCAACGGCTGGAGCAGCAAAGGAAAGTACAGAGGACCTGCACCTGAAGCAGGCATAGTAGGCGTTAAAGTGCTGGATATCAACGGAGATGGCTATGACTCTACGATTATAAAAGGCATAGAATGGTGTATTGCGGAGAAGAAACGGTTAAAGCTGCGCATTCTGTCCATGTCGTTCGGCGGATCTATAAGCACATCCTGCAGGGACGATCTGCTCTGCCAGGCTGTTGAAAAAGCCGTCCGGGCCGGACTTACCGTTGTAATCGCCGCAGGCAACAGCGGCCCCGGCCGCAAGACGATTGAGTCACCGGGCATCAGCCCTGCGGCGGTTACGGTTGGAGCTGTAGATGACCGCCGGACCCTCACGCAAAAAGATGACCGCATTACTTTCTACTCCAGCCGGGGTCCAACACCTTGCGGGAAAATTAAACCGGATCTTGTAGCCCCGGGAGAATCCGTCATTTCACTTCGCGCCCCCGGCTCCCAGCTGTCCCGGAATTCCCCGTACCTGCGGATCGGCAAACAATATTTCGTGCTGTCAGGCACCAGTGTCTCTACTCCTATCGTCTCCGGGGCCGCCGCCCAGCTGCTGCAGAGCTGTCCTTCGCTCACGCCCCGCCAGGTAAAGGCCAGACTGAAAAAAAATGCTTTCCGCCTAGGCCTGAAGCCGAATACCGCAGGCAGCGGGGAGGTCAATATGCGGTTTCTGCTTGGAAAGAGATGA
- a CDS encoding aminoglycoside adenylyltransferase domain-containing protein — MNIQVEPILDRFTAIFREELEADLAGIYLHGSLAMGCFNPVGSDIDILVVIRTPLPHARAARIAQKLLALRDDIANGLEISVIREAVLASVACPTPCELHFSDYHRERYRADADYLCGGYEDADLASQIAVAYYRGRTLYGEPLARQYPPVNPSAYLSSILHDIADAAAEIMDNPMYITLNLCRVLYYLQEGKIASKREGGEWGTAGLPPEFKELVQVCLNQYNGVPEDRQVQPGQWAAFAGYMLGVIDKKAAGDA; from the coding sequence ATGAATATTCAGGTGGAGCCGATTCTGGACCGGTTTACGGCGATTTTCAGAGAAGAATTAGAAGCAGACCTGGCAGGGATATACCTGCATGGCTCTCTGGCAATGGGGTGCTTCAATCCGGTTGGGAGTGATATCGACATTCTGGTGGTAATCCGCACACCGCTTCCCCATGCCCGCGCAGCAAGAATTGCACAAAAGCTACTGGCCCTGCGTGATGATATAGCAAACGGCCTGGAGATTAGTGTTATCCGGGAAGCAGTACTTGCATCGGTGGCCTGTCCGACGCCATGTGAGCTGCATTTCTCCGATTACCACCGGGAGAGGTACCGGGCTGATGCGGATTATCTATGTGGAGGTTATGAGGACGCAGATCTGGCCTCACAAATCGCTGTCGCTTATTACCGGGGCAGAACGTTATACGGGGAACCTCTGGCCAGGCAATATCCTCCGGTTAATCCCAGCGCCTACTTGTCCTCTATCCTGCATGACATCGCGGATGCGGCAGCTGAGATTATGGATAACCCGATGTACATAACCTTGAATTTATGCCGCGTGCTGTATTACTTACAGGAGGGCAAGATCGCTTCGAAAAGAGAAGGCGGAGAGTGGGGAACAGCGGGTCTGCCGCCGGAGTTCAAGGAGCTCGTGCAGGTCTGCCTGAATCAATATAATGGAGTTCCAGAGGACAGACAAGTGCAGCCCGGTCAGTGGGCCGCTTTTGCCGGATATATGCTGGGTGTTATTGATAAGAAAGCGGCAGGTGATGCATGA
- a CDS encoding TetR/AcrR family transcriptional regulator translates to MSKRDDILSATLDLIDEEGLQSVTIAKIMKRAKVGSGTLFNYFSNKEELVNEVYKAARQHMGEALLRNYNPGLSLYERFKCLQLNRLHFGLSSPKEFLFIDSYSYSPYISADLRKMEDASREIMLALIEEGQTQGIFKEMDPHLSHQIIHGIMVSIVKGFIIQKYPLDELQVQQTLEACWKAIRV, encoded by the coding sequence ATGAGTAAACGCGACGATATCCTTAGCGCCACATTGGATCTGATTGATGAGGAAGGGCTGCAGTCTGTGACCATTGCCAAAATCATGAAGAGAGCAAAGGTGGGCTCCGGCACGCTTTTCAACTATTTTAGCAATAAAGAAGAGTTAGTGAACGAGGTGTACAAGGCAGCGCGCCAACATATGGGCGAAGCCCTGCTGCGCAATTACAATCCCGGTCTAAGCCTGTATGAAAGATTCAAATGCCTGCAGCTGAACAGGCTGCATTTTGGATTATCCTCTCCAAAGGAATTTCTGTTCATCGACAGCTATTCCTATTCTCCTTACATTTCGGCCGATCTCCGCAAAATGGAGGATGCTTCGCGGGAGATCATGCTCGCTCTGATTGAAGAAGGACAAACTCAGGGAATATTCAAGGAAATGGACCCGCACTTGTCCCATCAGATTATTCACGGGATTATGGTATCCATTGTCAAGGGCTTCATCATTCAAAAATACCCCCTGGACGAGCTGCAGGTACAGCAGACGCTGGAGGCTTGTTGGAAGGCCATCAGAGTGTAA
- a CDS encoding SDR family NAD(P)-dependent oxidoreductase — MSKVWLITGSSRGLGLEIAKAVLNNGDKVVATARRPEQLNSLVQKYGDQVRTAELDVTNAASAKAAVQLALDEFGSLDVIVNNAGYANSSPIEETPDEDFRAQIEANLFGVINVTKAALPVLRKQRSGHFIQISSVGGRVGGTPGLAAYQAAKFAVAGFSEVLHNEVKPLGIKVTIVEPGAFRTDWGGSSMSIPPVGEDYEQTVGAMNRYRISVNGKENGDPVRAAGIIAGLAWLEEPRCVFC, encoded by the coding sequence ATGAGTAAAGTATGGCTGATTACAGGCAGCTCGCGTGGTTTAGGTCTGGAAATTGCTAAAGCGGTCTTAAACAATGGGGATAAAGTGGTGGCAACTGCCCGCCGTCCAGAGCAGCTTAATAGTCTTGTACAGAAATATGGCGATCAGGTACGCACAGCTGAGCTGGATGTCACAAATGCTGCTTCAGCCAAAGCGGCAGTCCAGCTGGCACTGGATGAATTCGGATCGCTGGATGTGATAGTGAACAATGCCGGTTATGCGAACAGCTCTCCCATTGAGGAGACGCCTGACGAGGATTTCCGGGCACAAATTGAAGCCAATCTGTTCGGCGTGATCAATGTGACCAAAGCTGCGCTGCCGGTCCTGCGCAAGCAGCGCAGCGGACATTTCATTCAGATTTCATCCGTCGGCGGACGGGTGGGAGGGACACCGGGGCTTGCAGCCTATCAGGCGGCTAAGTTTGCGGTTGCGGGCTTCTCGGAGGTGCTTCATAACGAAGTAAAACCGCTCGGCATCAAGGTCACCATCGTAGAACCGGGAGCCTTCCGAACTGATTGGGGCGGGTCTTCGATGAGCATCCCTCCCGTCGGAGAGGACTATGAGCAGACCGTGGGGGCGATGAATAGATACCGTATATCCGTAAACGGAAAAGAGAACGGCGATCCGGTCCGTGCCGCCGGGATCATCGCAGGCCTGGCCTGGCTGGAGGAGCCCCGCTGCGTCTTTTGCTAG
- a CDS encoding FAD/NAD(P)-binding protein, giving the protein MSLEALNERVITDLSYLAYGGADWVRPLSHPEGHVYDVVIVGGGQSGLGAAFGLLRERISNILVIDENSEGAEGPWETYARMATLRTPKHLTSVDLGIPSLTFRSWWEAQNGAEGWEAIDKIPRGEWMNYLRWYRGVLGLPVINEVQLKLIEPCEKGIHRLHIAGAGAPAGQLLARKVVLATGIQGGGEWHVPPMVADHLPKALYAHTSEAIDCNSLRGKRIAVLGGGASAFDNANFLLTEGAAEAHVFVRREQLPNINPIRQMEVSGMIERFHTLPDSDKYAVISHFFKTNQPPTNDTFARAAAWPGFQLHLGSPWLKVEAIGDKAVVTTPKGECSFDFLVVSTGLLSDPGLRPELRLVDSHIARWSDRYEAPPELANPLLDAHPYLSPGFALQSRDEAGQALVHGLFVFNYSALASCGLSASAISGMKNAVPKLVAGVADQLFTDDREAILNAFFTYDEVEFTGVWPLKTLG; this is encoded by the coding sequence ATGAGCCTGGAAGCCTTAAATGAACGTGTAATCACCGATCTTTCCTATCTTGCTTATGGAGGCGCAGACTGGGTAAGGCCGCTGAGCCACCCTGAAGGCCATGTATATGATGTTGTGATTGTCGGCGGCGGACAAAGCGGCCTGGGGGCGGCTTTCGGGTTGTTGCGTGAACGGATATCCAACATTCTGGTCATTGACGAGAACAGCGAAGGAGCCGAGGGACCCTGGGAGACTTATGCGCGGATGGCCACCCTGCGGACACCCAAACATTTAACTTCTGTGGATCTCGGAATTCCTTCATTGACCTTCCGTTCCTGGTGGGAGGCGCAGAACGGGGCTGAGGGCTGGGAAGCCATAGACAAGATCCCGCGCGGCGAGTGGATGAACTATCTGCGCTGGTACCGCGGGGTCCTGGGCTTGCCCGTAATCAATGAGGTTCAGCTTAAGCTGATAGAGCCGTGCGAAAAGGGGATTCACCGCCTGCATATCGCAGGTGCAGGGGCACCGGCCGGGCAATTGCTGGCGCGCAAGGTTGTGCTGGCCACGGGCATCCAGGGCGGAGGCGAATGGCATGTGCCACCGATGGTGGCTGACCATCTGCCGAAAGCTCTATACGCCCATACCTCCGAAGCGATAGATTGCAATTCCCTGCGCGGGAAACGAATTGCGGTTCTCGGCGGCGGAGCCTCGGCCTTCGACAATGCGAATTTTCTGCTCACGGAGGGGGCGGCGGAGGCCCATGTGTTTGTCCGCCGCGAGCAGCTTCCGAATATCAACCCCATCCGCCAGATGGAGGTATCGGGGATGATTGAACGCTTTCATACCCTGCCTGATTCTGATAAGTACGCTGTAATTTCGCATTTCTTCAAAACCAATCAGCCGCCGACCAACGATACCTTCGCCCGTGCGGCGGCTTGGCCGGGCTTCCAGCTTCACCTCGGTTCACCGTGGCTGAAGGTGGAAGCGATCGGCGACAAGGCGGTGGTGACAACGCCGAAAGGGGAATGCTCCTTTGACTTTCTGGTGGTCAGCACCGGACTGCTCAGCGACCCGGGGCTGCGTCCGGAGCTGCGGCTGGTAGACAGCCATATCGCCCGCTGGAGCGACCGCTACGAGGCGCCGCCGGAGCTGGCGAACCCGCTGCTGGATGCGCATCCGTATCTCAGTCCGGGCTTTGCGCTCCAGAGCCGGGATGAAGCAGGCCAGGCGCTTGTTCACGGGCTGTTCGTTTTCAACTATTCAGCGCTGGCCAGCTGCGGCCTGTCGGCTTCGGCCATCTCCGGCATGAAAAATGCCGTGCCGAAGCTTGTAGCCGGGGTGGCCGACCAGCTGTTCACGGATGACCGCGAAGCCATCTTGAATGCTTTTTTCACTTATGATGAGGTTGAATTTACCGGAGTGTGGCCTTTGAAAACGCTGGGCTGA
- a CDS encoding UbiD family decarboxylase, translating into MRYRSMEECIVDLEKHGHLVRIQEEVDPNLEMAAIHLKVYEAGGPALLFEKVKGSRYRAVSNLFGTIERSKFIFRDTWESSQDVIALRSDPMKALKQPFKYIGTGLAARKALPLKKGNGVPAGFEEIQISDLPQIKHWPGDGGAFVTLPQVYSEDPDKPGIMNSNLGMYRIQLSGNEYEINKEVGVHYQIHRGIGIHQTKATKRGQPLKVSCFIGGPPAHTLSAVMPLPEGLSEMTFAGLLAGRHFRYSYVDGFCVSRDADFVITGEIHPGETRPEGPFGDHLGYYSLTHPFPVMKVHKVYAKQGAIFPFTVVGRPPQEDTSFGELIHELTGGAVKQEVPGVKEVHAVDAAGVHPLLFAIGSERYTPYQQLKQPAELLTIANRILGTGQLSLAKYLFITAEEERPVSTHNIEDFLAYILERINLHRDIHFQTNTTIDTLDYSGTGINSGSKVVFAAVGEQKRTLCTEVPVILENLENLENLQEFGQAKMIMPGIVALQGPKFTDYAEARKETDKLSAAIQEQGALDTCPMIILCDDSTFMSETLSNFLWATFTRSNPSHDIYGVNSGVENKHWFCDNVIIDARVKPHQAPPLVPDAEVERKIERFFVQGAVLGGLNVKKI; encoded by the coding sequence ATGAGATACCGCAGTATGGAAGAATGTATTGTTGATTTGGAGAAACATGGACATTTGGTCCGCATACAGGAGGAAGTCGATCCTAATCTGGAGATGGCCGCGATTCATCTGAAGGTCTATGAGGCAGGCGGTCCAGCCCTGCTTTTTGAGAAGGTCAAAGGCTCGCGGTACCGCGCAGTGTCAAACCTGTTCGGGACTATAGAACGAAGCAAATTTATCTTCCGCGATACCTGGGAATCGTCCCAGGATGTGATCGCTTTACGCAGTGATCCCATGAAGGCGCTCAAGCAGCCCTTCAAATACATCGGGACAGGGTTGGCTGCCAGAAAAGCGCTCCCGCTGAAGAAAGGAAACGGTGTACCGGCCGGCTTCGAGGAGATTCAGATCTCGGATCTGCCGCAGATTAAGCATTGGCCCGGCGATGGCGGCGCTTTTGTCACTCTGCCGCAGGTCTATTCCGAGGACCCCGACAAGCCGGGGATCATGAATTCCAATCTGGGCATGTACCGTATCCAGCTAAGCGGCAATGAGTATGAGATCAATAAGGAAGTCGGTGTGCATTATCAGATTCACCGGGGCATTGGCATTCATCAGACCAAGGCTACGAAAAGAGGACAGCCGCTCAAGGTCAGCTGCTTCATCGGAGGACCTCCCGCGCATACCTTGTCGGCAGTTATGCCTTTGCCTGAAGGGCTAAGCGAGATGACCTTTGCCGGGCTGCTGGCGGGCCGCCACTTCCGGTACAGCTATGTGGACGGCTTTTGTGTCAGCCGTGACGCCGATTTTGTAATCACTGGCGAGATTCATCCCGGCGAGACGCGGCCGGAGGGGCCTTTTGGCGACCATCTGGGCTACTACAGCCTGACCCATCCGTTCCCTGTGATGAAAGTGCATAAGGTTTATGCCAAGCAAGGGGCGATCTTCCCGTTCACTGTCGTCGGACGCCCGCCGCAGGAGGATACCTCTTTCGGGGAACTGATTCATGAATTGACGGGCGGTGCGGTGAAGCAGGAGGTACCGGGAGTTAAAGAGGTGCATGCTGTAGATGCCGCAGGCGTGCATCCTCTACTGTTCGCTATTGGCAGTGAGCGCTATACCCCTTACCAGCAACTGAAGCAGCCGGCGGAGCTGCTGACCATCGCGAACCGGATACTGGGTACCGGCCAGCTTAGTCTAGCCAAGTATCTGTTCATTACTGCCGAAGAAGAGCGGCCGGTCAGCACGCACAACATCGAGGACTTCCTGGCCTATATTCTGGAGCGGATTAATCTGCACCGGGACATTCATTTTCAGACCAATACTACAATAGACACACTGGATTATTCCGGCACAGGGATTAACAGCGGCAGTAAAGTGGTATTTGCAGCGGTGGGAGAACAGAAGCGGACCTTGTGTACGGAGGTGCCGGTGATACTGGAGAATCTGGAGAATCTGGAGAATCTGCAAGAGTTCGGACAGGCCAAAATGATTATGCCGGGGATCGTGGCCCTGCAGGGACCGAAGTTCACGGATTATGCCGAAGCACGGAAGGAAACGGACAAGCTGAGCGCCGCGATTCAAGAGCAGGGGGCTCTGGATACCTGTCCAATGATTATTTTATGCGATGACAGCACGTTCATGAGTGAAACATTGAGCAACTTCCTCTGGGCGACCTTCACGCGCAGCAATCCTTCGCATGATATCTATGGGGTGAACAGCGGCGTAGAGAACAAGCACTGGTTCTGTGATAATGTGATTATTGATGCACGTGTGAAGCCGCATCAGGCACCGCCGCTGGTCCCGGATGCGGAGGTGGAGCGGAAGATTGAGCGCTTTTTTGTACAGGGAGCTGTGCTGGGCGGATTGAACGTGAAGAAGATCTGA
- a CDS encoding IS3 family transposase yields MAQTGERNAKKVLGNLDAGDETERYVTIERASSEYPVRHLCKVFGVSRSGYYAFLKRKAFDRDREDRELVKKVYEHYNGVYGYRQIQLFLLQDHGVWMNHKKVLRLMQVLGIRSRIRRKHRCNYASSDGGRVAKNLLKRDFKADAPNQKWVTDVTQYRVGESWLYLSAVKDLFNNEIVAYHMSQKNDNPLVLQTFEKAFNKTKDVTGLIVHSDQGFQYTSHAYHDMLPKVGARISMSRRGNCYDNASMESFFSHLKTEGLYPYDIRNLDEAQRRIEAYIQFYNQYRPQRRLNKLPPVEYRKQLTA; encoded by the coding sequence ATGGCTCAAACAGGAGAACGAAATGCTAAAAAAGTGCTTGGAAATCTGGATGCAGGAGATGAAACAGAGCGGTATGTAACGATTGAGAGAGCCTCAAGTGAATATCCGGTTCGTCATTTGTGCAAAGTGTTTGGGGTCTCCAGAAGCGGATATTACGCCTTTCTAAAGCGCAAAGCATTCGATCGGGACCGAGAAGATAGAGAACTTGTGAAGAAGGTTTACGAGCACTACAACGGAGTTTACGGATACCGACAGATCCAGTTATTCTTGTTGCAGGATCATGGAGTCTGGATGAATCATAAGAAGGTGCTACGGCTCATGCAGGTACTTGGAATCCGGTCACGAATAAGGCGAAAACATCGCTGTAATTACGCATCTTCGGACGGAGGGCGAGTCGCTAAAAACTTACTGAAGCGAGATTTCAAGGCGGATGCTCCTAACCAAAAATGGGTTACCGATGTGACTCAATACCGGGTGGGAGAATCGTGGCTCTATCTTTCTGCGGTGAAAGATTTGTTTAACAATGAAATTGTAGCCTACCACATGAGTCAGAAAAATGACAATCCACTGGTTCTACAGACCTTTGAGAAAGCCTTTAACAAGACAAAAGACGTGACCGGACTGATCGTTCACAGCGACCAGGGATTCCAATACACATCTCATGCATACCATGACATGCTGCCAAAGGTTGGCGCCCGAATCAGCATGTCCCGCCGAGGAAATTGTTATGACAATGCCTCCATGGAGAGCTTCTTCTCGCATCTCAAAACGGAAGGGCTCTACCCTTATGATATCCGAAATCTGGACGAGGCACAAAGACGAATTGAAGCCTATATTCAATTTTACAACCAGTATCGACCGCAACGAAGACTAAATAAGCTGCCTCCGGTGGAGTACCGGAAGCAGCTTACAGCCTAG
- a CDS encoding helix-turn-helix domain-containing protein → MPAIKGKKSKTYSYETKLEAIRLHMVEGWTYRKIMEKFEITDRHRLKTWMRKYRELGEFGLVDQRGRREQYVDQERQVKWLKQENEMLKKCLEIWMQEMKQSGM, encoded by the coding sequence ATGCCAGCGATTAAAGGAAAGAAGTCTAAAACGTATTCTTATGAAACAAAGCTGGAGGCAATACGTCTTCATATGGTCGAAGGTTGGACCTATCGTAAAATTATGGAGAAGTTCGAAATTACAGACAGGCATCGGTTGAAAACATGGATGAGGAAATACCGGGAACTGGGAGAGTTCGGACTTGTGGACCAGCGAGGACGGCGAGAACAATATGTCGATCAAGAAAGACAGGTCAAATGGCTCAAACAGGAGAACGAAATGCTAAAAAAGTGCTTGGAAATCTGGATGCAGGAGATGAAACAGAGCGGTATGTAA
- a CDS encoding GNAT family N-acetyltransferase gives MEVLETQRLTIRGFQPEDWEDLHEYLSREEVVRYEPYGVFDEQASQAEALRRSADPAFWAVCLKESGKMIGNLYFQQQEPMTFRTWELGYVFNSAFHNKGYAAEACQRLLEYAFCDQQARRVTAHCDPRNTPSWRLLERLQLRREGHLLQTGYFKHDHEGHPLWHDTYAYGILDSEWLDSSQADSQRQKV, from the coding sequence ATGGAAGTTCTGGAAACACAGCGGTTAACGATAAGAGGCTTCCAGCCGGAGGACTGGGAGGATCTGCATGAATATCTTTCCCGGGAAGAGGTGGTGAGGTACGAGCCTTATGGGGTTTTTGATGAGCAAGCGAGCCAAGCGGAGGCACTTCGGCGGTCTGCTGACCCTGCCTTTTGGGCGGTATGCCTGAAGGAGTCCGGGAAAATGATCGGAAATCTGTATTTTCAGCAGCAGGAGCCGATGACATTCCGGACTTGGGAGCTTGGCTATGTCTTCAACAGTGCATTCCATAACAAGGGTTATGCGGCGGAGGCTTGTCAAAGGTTACTGGAATACGCTTTCTGTGATCAGCAGGCCCGAAGAGTGACCGCACACTGTGATCCCCGCAACACTCCCTCCTGGCGTCTGCTGGAGCGTCTGCAGCTGCGCCGGGAAGGGCATTTGCTTCAGACCGGATATTTTAAACACGACCATGAAGGACATCCGCTCTGGCATGACACCTATGCCTATGGCATCCTAGATAGTGAATGGCTGGACAGCAGCCAGGCAGATTCGCAGAGGCAGAAGGTATAG